In Juglans microcarpa x Juglans regia isolate MS1-56 chromosome 7D, Jm3101_v1.0, whole genome shotgun sequence, the following are encoded in one genomic region:
- the LOC121238953 gene encoding uncharacterized protein LOC121238953 yields the protein MGDVATLAKARMELEELYLGIPDESVNLTFKDLAEVTQNSKPISEKKKTTTMEVDPESKTPKKGRATSPTLIRTPSLDFNKGLQASNHLQYPDHDLDHHVKIRDHTGNFHGSPRRDHDHHGHYGGEIGRHRGHAILPGHRFHIASPLKLEKYSGFRHVEEGDGRSSFAYDHQDVSGISMASVYQERVRRRRPGIPHSNICTVCSTYIYIFRHRCLVCGRAYCRQCVGIGMGDMTEGRKCLGCLGKRFSQRYIQRAGKVGWCWGYPSMVKPAELKWAEKGPKRSDERAYDTHGHVRSGRVMSRSPRSPITPRAHAGSNSPSFVAGSPYTVHTPTHHHLPF from the exons ATGGGGGATGTTGCAACGTTGGCAAAGGCGAGAATGGAGCTTGAGGAGTTGTATCTGGGAATCCCAGATGAGTCCGTCAACCTTACTTTCAAAGATCTTGCAGAAGTGACCCAAAACTCAAAACCAatatcagaaaagaaaaaaaccaccACAATGGAAGTCGATCCCGAATCCAAGACCCCAAAGAAAGGAAGAGCTACTTCCCCAACTCTGATAAGAACACCCAGCCTTGATTTCAACAAAGGCTTGCAAGCTTCCAACCACCTGCAGTACCCTGATCATGATCTTGATCATCACGTCAAGATCAGGGATCATACCGGTAACTTCCATGGATCACCGCGTCGGGATCATGATCATCACGGCCACTACGGCGGTGAAATTGGCCGTCATCGGGGCCATGCAATATTGCCGGGCCATCGTTTCCATATTGCAAGCCCATTAAAGCTGGAGAAGTACTCGGGGTTCAGGCACGTCGAGGAAGGGGATGGACGCAGTAGTTTTGCGTATGATCATCAAGACGTGAGTGGCATCAGCATGGCTTCCGTGTACCAAGAGAGAGTTCGACGAAGGCGCCCTGGCATTCCTCACTCCAATATCTGCACTGTCTGCAGCACCTATATTTATATCTTCCGCCATCGGTGCCTG GTTTGTGGAAGAGCATACTGTAGGCAATGCGTAGGCATAGGCATGGGAGATATGACAGAAGGAAGAAAGTGCCTCGGATGTTTAGGGAAAAGATTCAGCCAAAg GTACATACAAAGAGCAGGAAAGGTAGGGTGGTGTTGGGGGTACCCTAGCATGGTGAAGCCGGCAGAGCTCAAGTGGGCTGAAAAGGGGCCCAAAAGGAGTGATGAAAGAGCATATGATACTCATGGGCATGTGCGCAGTGGCAGGGTGATGTCCAGATCACCAAGAAGCCCAATTACCCCAAGGGCCCATGCTGGCAGTAACTCTCCTTCTTTTGTGGCGGGCTCACCCTATACCGTTCATACTCCTACTCATCACCACCTTCCTTTctaa
- the LOC121238933 gene encoding transcription factor RF2b-like has translation MANITDNNSQMRSLRFLILFSFLRREEKRREENGKRKVLSLTRTLYMAMAIEKFSMSMSTQMQDQPSNPTTNPISNSTFIPNPITPHNNAAPPHPQTTSSMFENMRSGTHHRRAHSDVSFRLPEDMADISPSDPFNGVGVGVGGGGGGSSTASLEEMGSEDDLFSTYIDVEKLGTAQSGGEGNAGGGGGERGVNRARHRHSSSVDGSSTTTSSTSVFGEIMEAKKAMPPDKLAELWTLDPKRAKRILANRQSAARSKERKARYIQELERKVQTLQTEATTLSAQLTLFQRDTTGLSSENTELKLRLQVMEQQAQLRDTLNDALKKEVDRLRIATGEIMSPSESFNLGMHQMPYTLSQFFPLPPHPGPAGHQNMQLPFHHSQPSMSAQQLHQSNSHPLSEMRQNDPLGRMQGLDISGKGSSLVKSEGPSLSASESSSTF, from the exons atggcTAACATAACTGATAACAACAGTCAGATGAGGTCCCTCCGTTTTCTTATATTATTCTCTTTCTTgcgaagagaagagaagagaagagaagagaacgGAAAGAGAAAGGTGTTGTCTTTGACACGCACATTGTATATGGCTATGGCTATAGAGAAATTCTCAATGTCAATGTCCACACAAATGCAAGATCAACCCTCAAACCCTACTACGAATCCCATTTCCAATTCCACTTTCATTCCCAATCCCATTACTCCCCACAACAATGCCGCTCCTCCTCATCCGCAGACGACATCTTCCATGTTTGAGAACATGAGGAGCGGGACCCACCACAGGAGAGCCCATTCGGATGTTAGCTTCCGGCTGCCTGAAGACATGGCGGATATCTCGCCGTCCGATCCGTTCaacggagtcggagtcggagtcggaggcggAGGAGGTGGGTCTTCCACGGCTAGCCTGGAGGAGATGGGATCGGAGGATGACCTGTTCTCGACCTACATTGACGTCGAAAAACTCGGTACGGCTCAGAGTGGCGGAGAAGGAAATgcgggaggaggaggaggagagagggGTGTCAATCGGGCGAGGCATAGGCATAGCAGCTCCGTCGATGGGTCCTCCACTACGACGTCGTCCACCAGCGTTTTTGGGGAGATTATGGAAGCCAAAAAGGCCATGCCTCCGGATAAGCTCGCTGAGCTATGGACCCTCGATCCCAAGCGTGCCAAAAG GATATTGGCGAATCGCCAGTCTGCTGCCCGCTCAAAAGAGAGGAAAGCCCGCTATATACAAGAACTTGAGCGCAAGGTTCAGACCCTACAGACAGAAGCCACCACTCTTTCTGCCCAACTAACCCTATTTCAG AGGGACACAACTGGTTTGAGTTCCGAAAACACAGAGCTTAAGCTTCGGTTACAAGTTATGGAGCAACAGGCTCAGTTGCGTGACA CTCTGAATGATGCACTGAAGAAGGAAGTTGACAGGCTCAGAATTGCCACCGGTGAAATAATGAGCCCTTCTGAATCATTTAACTTGGGAATGCACCAGATGCCATACAccttatcacaattttttcctcttccacCACACCCAGGACCTGCTGGCCACCAGAACATGCAGTTGCCATTCCATCATTCCCAACCTAGCATGTCAGCTCAACAACTGCACCAATCAAATTCTCATCCGCTCTCAGAAATGAGGCAGAATGACCCTCTTGGCCGAATGCAGGGGCTTGACATTAGTGGCAAAGGATCATCTCTTGTGAAGTCTGAAGGCCCCTCGCTTTCTGCCAGTGAAAGTAGCTCCACATTTTGA
- the LOC121238998 gene encoding non-specific lipid-transfer protein 1-like: MAALKMACTAVLVCVMLVVAAHVDATLTCREITNLLSPCVGYVIFGGTVPTICCDGIKALNAASNGKADDRAACRCIKKGLSGISGINYDLVGTLPETCGTTCPYKITPTTDCSKVD, translated from the exons ATGGCAGCTTTGAAGATGGCATGCACAGCAGTGCTGGTGTGCGTGATGCTGGTGGTTGCTGCTCATGTTGATGCAACGTTAACATGCCGTGAGATAACAAACTTGCTGAGTCCATGCGTTGGGTATGTTATTTTTGGAGGCACCGTGCCGACAATTTGTTGTGATGGCATCAAAGCACTCAATGCCGCTTCCAACGGCAAAGCAGATGACAGAGCCGCATGCAGATGCATCAAGAAAGGTCTTTCGGGTATCTCAGGAATCAACTACGACTTGGTCGGGACACTTCCTGAGACCTGTGGCACTACTTGTCCCTACAAAATTACACCCACTACTGACTGTTCCAA GGTGGACTAA
- the LOC121238899 gene encoding uncharacterized protein LOC121238899, with protein sequence MDADICRWISEFLLRNPVQDHVIKKLLQVLPVSADSRFKKTVLLRTIQADIADAWLTETTLDKLEMIEQLDRGDGVEISDSLKVAYCTVAVECAVKYLAGSRDGHSKYFEAVKRIFRDRIRDLERFGKSELVTGELRCMGDELEAAIWDDKGAKKLMKMNTRNEALEAVKVYLKEAWALLGPPFLESAATATEPSGIQRPSGNAGGVGVKSLNQINGKLAAKNKPNAAQYAGESAGKQGEALILPNVGELAAKTVNQVEEVATVTPNEGDFTAKLVDRVEGEIAAGNMPNARQDVGELAANTVNQFEEVAANMPNVSDLAVNTANPAEKELVVNTLNADQGVGESAAKTTNQVMTNILNVAQLAANRMDQFEELAANLQGADQNFRDNDRPELCDREARRSVALPSGSWDTIVRDRAAAGRVNETQQGNVPHRRKHVVWHKRSKAGVKIADAEELATDVTCNKYNSLPTPEVNKVRAALKSSSLELQAVVKDPLPDALRLAENVMNDRVTRDKKHETSVENQSARGRDAPNPSVNKSIEPTEIDDRTHEHQSCSNQNNAPRPSLMERNSTAHTFEWDDSIDDSPEEMTNHAIRLRLPSPKRKRISPLKKYETANFARRRKVKRWTLLEEETLRTGVQKYGKGNWKLILNCYRDIFEERTEVDLKDKWRNMTRS encoded by the exons ATGGACGCAGACATATGCCGATGGATATCTGAATTCCTGCTGCGAAACCCTGTGCAAGACCATGTAATCAAGAAGCTTCTCCAAGTCCTTCCTGTCTCGGCCGACTCGCGCTTCAAGAAGACTGTGCTCCTACGTACAATCCAGGCCGATATTGCGGACGCTTGGCTGACCGAAACTACCCTCGATAAGCTAGAAATGATCGAGCAGTTGGACCGGGGTGACGGGGTCGAGATTTCGGACTCGTTGAAGGTGGCCTATTGCACAGTGGCGGTAGAGTGCGCGGTGAAGTACCTGGCGGGGAGCCGCGACGGCCACAGTAAGTACTTCGAGGCGGTGAAGAGGATTTTCAGGGACAGAATCCGTGATTTGGAGAGGTTCGGGAAGAGCGAGTTGGTTACGGGTGAGTTGAGGTGCATGGGGGACGAGTTGGAGGCGGCCATTTGGGACGATAAGGGAGCGAAGAAGCTGATGAAGATGAATACGAGGAATGAAGCTTTGGAAGCGGTTAAAGTTTACTTGAAGGAGGCATGGGCGCTCCTGGGTCCTCCGTTTCTTGAGTCCGCTGCGACTGCGACCGAGCCCTCGGGCATCCAGAGGCCTAGTGGTAATGCGGGTGGGGTGGGTGTGAAGAGTTTGAACCAAATTAATGGAAAACTGGCGGCGAAGAATAAGCCTAATGCTGCTCAGTATGCGGGCGAATCGGCTGGGAAGCAAGGAGAGGCGCTGATTTTGCCTAATGTGGGTGAGTTGGCTGCAAAGACGGTGAACCAAGTTGAAGAGGTGGCTACGGTTACGCCTAATGAGGGTGATTTTACCGCGAAGCTGGTGGACCGTGTTGAAGGAGAGATAGCGGCAGGGAATATGCCTAATGCTAGGCAGGACGTGGGTGAATTGGCTGCGAACACGGTGAACCAGTTTGAAGAAGTGGCGGCAAATATGCCTAATGTCAGTGATTTGGCGGTGAATACGGCAAACCCGGCTGAGAAAGAGCTGGTGGTGAATACACTTAACGCGGACCAGGGTGTGGGTGAATCGGCTGCAAAGACAACAAATCAAGTGATGACGAACATACTAAACGTTGCTCAATTGGCTGCGAACAGGATGGATCAGTTTGAAGAGCTGGCAGCAAATTTGCAGGGCGCCGATCAGAATTTTCGCGACAATGATAGGCCTGAATTGTGCGATAGAGAGGCAAGAAGATCGGTAGCTTTGCCAAGTGGAAGTTGGGATACGATTGTCAGGGATAGAGCCGCTGCTGGGAGAGTGAACG AGACACAGCAAGGGAATGTGCCACACAGACGCAAGCATGTTGTGTGGCATAAACGCTCTAAAGCAGGAGTTAAGATTGCCGATGCCGAGGAACTGGCCACAGACGTAACGTGTAACAAATACAATTCTCTGCCTACCCCTGAAGTAAATAAAGTACGAGCGGCACTTAAATCCAGTTCTTTGGAGTTACAAGCAGTGGTGAAGGACCCTCTTCCTGATGCATTACGGTTGGCTGAAAATGTAATGAATGACAGGGTGACAAGAGATAAAAAGCATGAAACTTCTGTAGAAAACCAGAGTGCGAGAGGCAGAGATGCACCCAATCCATCTGTTAACAAAAGCATTGAACCCACAGAAATTGATGACCGTACTCATGAACATCAGTCCTGTAGTAATCAGAACAATGCTCCTCGACCAAGCTTAATGGAGCGGAATAGCACTGCTCATACTTTTGAG TGGGATGATTCAATAGATGACTCTCCTGAAGAAATGACCAATCATGCAATCAGACTTCGATTACCTAGCCCTAAGAGAAAGAGAATTTCACCCTTGAAGAAGTATGAGACTGCAAATTTTGCTAGAAGGAGAAAAGTAAAGAGATGGACTTTGTTGGAGGAAGAAACTTTAAGGACTGGTGTGCAGAA GTATGGTAAAGGAAACTGGAAGCTCATTCTGAATTGCTACCGAGATATCTTTGAAGAGAGGACTGAG GTCGATCTAAAGGACAAGTGGAGAAACATGACACGATCCTGA